TAAGACTAATTCCAAAGTGTtggaacttcttcatatggactTAATGGTACCAATGCAGATAGAAAGCTTGGGTGGAAAGAGGTATGTCTACGTGGTTATGGATGTTTTTTCTGGTTTTACATGGATGATATTTCTTAAAGAAAAGTCAGACACCCTTGAAGTCTTTGAagattttgttagaacaagaattggttTTGCAATAATACCTCTGAGTTTTGATCATAACAATGAGCATGTTTGTATAAACAATTTTGGTACTCTAATGTTTGTAATTTTGAGAATTTAACAAACATATTTTGAACCTGATGAAAGGAGCTGCCAAACCATCAGAAGAAACCAAGTTACGCTTCTACACTACATAAGTTCTTCTGAACAGTAGTAAACCACTTTTGAAGTCTATGAAGTTGTAACTCTGATACGCTATCTAAAGAAACCAAGTTCTGAAGATTTGAAGACAAAGGTTCTGAGTAACAGTCTAGATGTTGAAAACTTATATTTCTGAAGATAAAGTGTACtaaagaccaagtgttgaagatTATGAAGAAACAATTCTGCAAACTCTAAAGACTTGAAGCTTTGAAGACCCCAAGCTTATTTTTCTGTTTTCTAACTCATCCTCAGCAGAGCCTCTAAAGTCCAAAAAGAATAGAAGATAACGATTACGTGGTACATGGTACACAGTACAAGCAAATGTTTCGCTCCACTACCATGAAAGGACGGACGTGTtgtactatcttgtctcccacgTTATTTCAAGTTGCCAACTTTCTGGAAATTCCATAAGCACTCTTCAAtggatatattattttatttgactaTAAATAGGCTTGAAGACTTACAGAAAAGGCTGCTCACTTTACACGCGCATACACTCTTGAAAGACTGTTCATAAGCTCCTTATTCTTTTTGTCAAAATACTCATATTATTGTTTACTATCAGCTTGTGTAGAAACAATATATTATAAACAAACTTTCTTTTCAAACTCTAGTTTGATTGTTCCTTAAGGGACCGGTTGGTCAGAATCCTTAAGAAGTCTAATATTAGTGTGTCTTAGAGTTGTAAGTGAATCACTCGCGGTTAGCTTGTGCAAGTGTAATAATCTTGAGATTATTAGATTTGTTTCAAAGTCCAAGCCCATACTACAATAGTCTATAAATAAGGACTTGTTAAGCCTAATATAGAAAACACTCATAAACCGATACTGTGATTGAAAATAAGGGTTTAATGTTTTGGGAGTCCTTCAAGGTTTTAGTGTTTTTGTttgtatgtcactcatgtatcttatGATACATTGACGTAGACTggttgttctcactcttgaagtttttaagcaaaagagttgagtattgttcttgattagagtttttaagcaagatcaaataTTGTTTATTTGAAAGTGTAATCTTTATTTTTGGTTCTTCAAGTCACTAGGATTGTGATTGGGTTTGATAGAGTCGTTGGGATTGTAATTGTTTTTATCATTAAGGTGATAGTGGGAAAGGAGAGGAGGTTCTAATATCTAGGAGGTTCCTAGGTAGAAATTGCATAGAAGTAGTCAttaggtgataagttgtaaactgGAATTGTTTAGGCTTTAAACTAATattattatagtggatttcctttctGACTTGGTAGCCGCCAGATTAGGTTAGTTGCACCGAACTAGGTTAACACTTGATTGTGTTGTTTATCTTTATGTGATTTATTTTCTGCTTAATCAGTTTTCTGTCAACAAATGATGTTATAACATTTATCTTGACATTGTTATTTTTGTTGAGAAATCTGCCTTGACATCAGTGTTGTAAGTGCCAGAATTTCACTTTCTACTAGGCAAGAGCTTGCTAAGAGAGGGGTCCTTGGAAGTGTGCAGCAACTTGTCTGCCCTTTCTACTCCTCTGGCGTAGAGTTGATTCAACATTTTTTTCTCCTCTATCCAGTTGCAACGTAGGTTTGGAACTTGATTGTGAGTTAGACAGGGCTTAAGGGGCTTGGCTTCGTGAACTTGATATAATCTTGTTTTCAATAGGTTCGTGCATGGCTGGGTGGTTCTATTTGCAGGAAGTTCCATATTCTGGTAAGGCTAGTCATCTCTTGGTCCGTATGGATTTCTACGAATGAAGTTGTTTTTAATGAAAAACTTTGGAAGGTAGAGGAAATATTTGGTCCAATCAAGTCAATTTCGTGGGATTAGTTGACTTTATCTTTTAAGGGGATGGTTAACTTGGAGAGAGATGTTTGGATTTCCAAACTTTTGTGTTAGATATACTAATTTGTTCTACGTGTTTGGATTCGTGTTGcgcattgtaatacggtgaactgacttttataatcgaaatgtcgcggttaagcaagagtcgccaccgacttttattttatccaaacaagttagaaaggctaaaagaaacaggaaaaaacctttttaaaagaaaccgggttcggggggtaattatgcaaagggaaggtgtaaggcaccctttgcatccatggttttccatgggctcttaattgctttgctctttgtttttttagaaaagtagatgaaaaagatagggactttagctcgtaaatgagcgtagcccttttgaaggattatgagaaagaatataaaattttagagcaaggcaaagcaattaggggcaattaccttaaacttagatgataagtttcttttagcctttcaggatgaaaggatctatccttgccataagagggcaggaagcctttcgtttggaggttgaagggtcatcgcattatcgttcgccataagactgacccatgccatagagaggcaggtagtctaagggaaggatcagaatagccttttcgtaggcagccagaggacacctcagcctttcgtaggcaacttccgagggacgagatcatattagtgtatcgaaggcagcatcattagggacttatgatctttgcattaatcgaggcaacatggctgaggtatcctcgtattcgagggacatggctattctgcaaaaaaacacaaggcaacaaggcaacaggcaacaagaggggtaccataaaggtgcgtgggtgcaacaatcacgtgatcaaattcaaaacaatttatcttgtaaaattaatgattctatttcaattcgaggttacactccttaaattactaaccatgcaataatatggggaaggggaaaaagaaaccagcggatcaatAGTGCAATAGAtctgacataaataataattaagacaGTAAAAACAAGATGAAtttcagggttaccgaacattcgagctttaactggttggctaaccctgaaaattggaaaaggaaaaataaacgcgaaggggtgagtgcattatcaattcactgacaattaaggctaaccctaattaaataaaaaggaaaaaagaaaaaataaaaacatggaaaagacttagcttttgatttgatctgatatggttggcagtctcggggttaaccctgaaaaattggcaaagcaaAGGTAGACAGAAAAAAGAaggtgagtgtaggcggagttcattatctTTGAAGGCAAACcctgattttaaataaaatgacaaatatttaaataagggtgaaatcgggacttagcttcgtaataggcgtgGTGCACAGTCGGAAGAACCctgatgataaccctgaaaacTGGATGCTCGAATCAGGTGTAGTCGACTCTTGAAGGTCCACCATAACAGTCCAATGTTCACAATGGTAGTACTCGCCATAAACAAGAAAGTGTTAGTGcggatataataaaataatatataaaaataaggaaataaaataccaaacaaatattaatcaagaacaaaaatgtcaaattctaaaataaataaaattgcaatatattttttttgtttgtatgAAAACAAAAATATGACTAAAATTTTAATGGAATTTAAGATAAATATATAGTAATAACTTGGAATATCTAATTAGTAGAAAGAAAAATGGGCCAAAAGCCCACACAACTAAAAAAACTAATTCTAATAaatgaatatataaataataaaacataaaaaaaactcaCCTTTTGGTGTGCCTCCCTCACttctatgtatatattttttcttaGCAACATTACAAACAACACACGAAGAAAACATAACCAAACACATTTGACTTATTCAAATTTGAACACGAACCAATCATTGAATGACACGTGTCTAaaggaaaaatatataaaaagaaacaattaaataatataagACATCTAAACAATATAACAATTATAATTAGAAATTaggaataataaaattataaaaaaaaaaaactataaccaCCAGGCGGTGCATCAAGTGGTTTAATTTTCAAAACTTCCTCACTTTTAGAATAGCGAGATGAGAGACCGAGAGGGAGAGAAAACTCGAGAGGGAGAGAACAACAAATCATGGACCGTCGTGAGTCAGAAGAGAAGGAGAGCAGGAGGACCGAAGCACTTAAGGACTGGTTACTATGGCGCAACACAAGATAAAATAACCACTTGTTACGTGAATAATCTACCTAAAGACATAAAGGAGTCTGAGATTGTGAAACTGTTTGAAAGATGGGGCAGGATCGCAGATGTATACATTGCtagaaagagaaacaaattagggaaaAATTTTGCTTTTGTGAGATTTGAAGGCGTTAAAGATGAAGAACGGCTAGAAAATCAAATGAAGGACATATGGTTCGGATCTTACAAGCTATGGGTGAATATATCAAAGTTCTCAAGACCTGGAGGTCCATTGAAACGGAACGGTTCTCTAAGAGATAGTATAGGAATGAGGAACCATAGCAGAGAAGAATATATCCAAGATAAAAAAACTCAGTACTAGGGCATTTCCAAGAGTGGGGCATTGTTGGAGACAGGAAGGAAGATCATACGCAGCTGTAACCAAGACACAGGATTTTTCTATGGACCAGAAGGATAGAGCGTGCAAGCAAGCTGAACGGCAGAGTGAAGAGCTGAGAATTAGGATCAAGGAAGAAGATATGGAATGGGCAAGGAATGGATACATTGGTTGTCTTCGTAGCGAGGAGGATGTAAGGTCTATTAACCAAAAATTGACCAATGCAGGTATCGTCACGCTAAAAGCAATACCTATGGGGGGTGAAAAAGTTTTCTTTAAGATTGACGAAGATGAAGATTTCTTCTCTTTGAAGAGGGACTGTGAAGCTATTTTCGATCAATTGTTCTCAGAGATTAGAAGGTGGGAAACTCAAGACGTTGGCGGGGCGAGATTCATGTGGTGTAGATTGATCGGGGTCCCCATTCACGCTTGGAAGAGGGACGTGTTCACTTTGTTGTCAAACTCTTTTGGCAGGCTCATTAAATTAGATCCGTTGACAGAAAATATGCAGAGATTAGATATTGCCAGAATTTATGTTAGAACTTCAAATCCGGAGTTTATCAACAGGACTGTTAATATTCTCATCAACAATGAAAGTTTCAGCATTAGAATCACAGAGGAAATTTGTGACTGTTCGTTTATGGAATATGAACTGACCAATTTGTTATGGACCAACCAAGGCGTAGAAGACGAGGAGGAAGACTCTGGATCATCCTTCATTCCTCCAACTATGGCGACCATGGATGATGATGAGGAGAGAGAGAAGATGGTGAACTATGATGATCTTTTTTGGAGACAATCAAATGTTATTAATGATGCGGAGCTCGAGAATAAGAAATACTCGAAAAGACGTGAAGAGATTATGCAGGCGGTTAATTATGGAGAAAGAAGTGTCATAGGCGCATGCGGCAATCATGAGTCAGGAGTTGTAGAAGCAGATCCTAACTTGTGTATTAACCACACTCCAAATCAAAAGACTTCTAAGCCCTTGGAGATAGAGAGAGATTCTCATGGGCCCACGCCTAATTTATTCGACGGTTGCAATAGGGAGGACGTGGGCAATAACCAATCCAAAAGCCCAATTCATCTTATCAGCCCAATTCCAGAAGAAACACGGGGTGAGGACCCGACCCACATGCCTTCAGCAAGTAACGGAGTTACAGCAAATGCTGTGGAGCTACTGAAACCATCGAGTTTCCGTAAACATGATGAAGCGGAATCATCGAAGACGGCGGAGGAGGGTAAGTCCGCAAATGGGTCGCAAGAAAAATTCCAGAAAGAACAAAGTATTTTCTCATCTAGCaaagatagaagaagaagaagaaggagtgcCATCCTTAGAGAAAAGAAGAAAGCTTGGCTGAAtaggaaaaaggagaagaagctCAAATGTTCTTGCAAGCATAAGAAAGTCACACAAAAGCAGGCATCTGATTCTGTTAATTTCGACATCTTAGGAGATGAATCTGATAGAATAAATTAGAGATTAATTCATGGGGAGGCTAAAGAAATAGCAAAGGATGTGTGGGATTTAGGTGAAGATTTCGGTCTTATTCATAAGGGGGAAGAAGGAGAAATTGTTCAAGAGCTGGAGGTTGGGGTGAGCAGGGGAGTAGGGGTCAAATAATTCTCGCAGGGTCGTCTGGGTCAGGAGCTGCTAAATGTTGTTTTTATTATGTCCATCAGATTAATCAGTTATAACATCAGAGGACTTGGGGGTTTGGCTAAAAAGAAAGAAGTGCAAAATTTGATAGGTAGGCAGAGACCTACATTCATCTGTATCCAAGAAACAAAGTTAGAAAATATAGACAGGAATTTATGCCTATTTATATGGGGCTCTAACGATTTCGACTTCGCGTTCAAACCATCGAATGGCAGGTCCGGGGGTATTTTGGCTATTTGGAACAAAAACTTTCTTTCTATAAGGATCACTCATGTTTTAGAGTATGCTCTTTGGTTGGAAGGAGAATGGGGATTGGAGCATAACGCTGTCAGCCTGGTTACCGTATATGCACCGTGTGACAGAAGAAGTAAATCCGCTCTGTGGTCTGATCTTCTCAACAGAATTGATCGAAATAGGGAGGTTAGTATTTGCATATTGGGGGATTTCAACGCCATCAGAGAAATATCGGAAAGAAAAGGAGGAAATGAAGCCTACAATATGAATGAGATAGAggaatttgataattttatatcTGATGCGGAGCTGATTGATATTCCCATACTAGGCAGAAGCTTTACTTGGCAGAGACCTGGGGGTTCGGTTATGAGCCGGTTAGACAGATTTTTATTATCAGAGAAGTGGAATAGAACTTGGCCGAGTTGCACGCAGTGGTGTCTGGACAAAGGGTTATCTGATCACTGCCCTATCATGTTATGTGAATCTTCACTCGATTGGGGGCCAAAGCCGTTTCGTATGCTAAATTGTTGGAGGGAGATGCGAGGTTACCATGATTTTGTCATTAAAAATTGGAGAGATATTAAGGTGCAGGGGTGGGGCATGTATGTTTTGAAGGAAAAGTTTAAAAAGATCAAAGATCGTCTTAAAGAATGGCATAAGAATCACTTTCAAAACTTGGAAGGTAGAattaaagaggaaaaggaaaaacttAACAGTTTGGAGGTCCTTGGAGAAAGCACAGGCTATTCCGTGGAAGAATTGCAAGCCAGGAGCGAGATCTCATCAACAATTCACAAATTATCTAACCTCATCTGTAGCATCCAATGGCAAAAGGCTAGATCAAAATGGTTGAAGGAAGGGGATGCAAATTCTAAGTATTTCCATAGTTGCATAAACAAGAGAAGAAAAGACAATGAAATATTATGCCTTGACGTCAACGGAAGAAGGGTTACGGAGGTGAAGGATATTAAAGAGGAAATTTTCGACCATTTCAGCCGCCAATTTGCAAGTAGAGGAACTTATGCAATATCGGAGAACTTAATCTCTAACTACATCGATGACATTCAGAACGAAGATTTAGTGCGTGAATTTTCAGAAGAAGAAATCAGAAGAGCGGTGTGGGAATGTGACAGCGACAAAAGTCCAGGGCCGGACGGTGTTAACTTCGGGTTTGTGAAAGAATTTGGGAGGAAATAAAACAAGACTTCTTGAGGGTTATGACTGAATTTCATGAACACGGTAGGATAGTGAAAGGAGCAAACAGTTCGTTCATTGTGCTGATCCCTAAGAAGAGCAACCCCTTGAAAATTTCAGATTATAGACCGATAGCGTTAATAGGTTGTATTTACAAGGTGCTATCCAAAGTCCTTGCTAATAGACTAAAGAATGTTATTGGATCAGTAATCTCTGAAACTCAGTCAGCCTTCATATCTAGCAGGCAGATCCTTGATGGCATCCTAATTGCGAATGAGATTGTGGATGAGGCGAGGAGGAAGAAAAAGGAATTGATTATGTTCAAAGTAGATTTCGAGAAGGCGTATGATTCAGTGGAATGGAGTTTCTTGGACTGTATGATGGCAAAGATGGGTTTTCACGAAAAATGGAGGCGTTGGATAGCTGAATGCTTAAAATCTACAGCGGTGTCTATTTTAATTAATGGCAGCCCGTCTAAAGAGTTTAGGATGGAAAGAGGATTACGGCAAGGCGATCCGTTGTCTCCATTCTTATTCCTCATTGTCGCGGAAGGCTTCAATATGTTGATGAAAAAGGCGGTTGATTGCGGCAAGTTCCTAGGATTCAAATTCGAGAAAGGTTCTGATCGATTCACACATCTGCAATATGCTGATGACACTTTGATTATTGGGGAGAAAAGGTGGTCTAATATCAGGATTATCAAGGCAAACTTATTGTTGTTCGAAGCAATGTCAGGTCTAAAAGTTAATTTCAATAAGAGCTCGATTGTAGGCTTAAACATTAACGACATATGGCTTGAAGAGGCGGCAAATATTCTGAATTGTCAAAAAGGTGTTGTTCCGTTCAAATACTTAGGCCTTCCCGTTGGCGCCATCCCGAACAGAAATCGGTTCATGGCAGCCTGTTATAGAGGCGGTTAGAGGCAGACTTTTGAGATGGAGAAATCGGTTCATGTCTTTTGGTGGTCGTGTAGTGCTTATCAAATCAGTCCTTCATGCGCTTCCGGTCTAATTTCTCTCGTTCTTCAAGGCTCCGACAGGTATTTGGCAATCCATTTGCAAGTGGCTCCGGATCTCCACAGCTCTCCACAGAGAAAGTATGGCTCATTTCACCCAATTTGAAGGTCTGATTGGAGGAGATAAGGAAATATCGTCGAAAGCTCGTGTGATTTGGTATGCATGTGTTTGGAGCATTTGGAAAGCTAGGAACGCCAAAATCTTCCGCATCATAGAAGTGGATATTGTAAAGCTGATTGATGATATTATTGAGTGTTCTTGGAGATGGTTGTCTTCAATTGATGGGAATGTACAACTAAACTATGCTCAATGGAGGACTAATCCTAGGCCCTGTCTCGGCCTAGATTTTTAAGCTATTTTTTCGGTTCTGCTTCGGTTGTGGTCCTGTTAATTTTCTGTCTTCTCAGGTACTGCTATATTGCAAAGCACCTCTGGCAGCATTCCTCTCTGCTTTGGCGGTTGAAGTTTCTGGTTGATGTCAATCATTTAGATCGGTGCGGTTCGAGGCTTCTTGGTCTCAGCATTGGCTTTGGTTCTATGTAGCAGTATTAAAGTTTTATGTTTTCTGTTATGGGTGGTCTGCTAGTAAGTGGTGTTTGGGACAAGGCTGTATTGTTGCTTTTTAGTTTTGGTGT
This genomic interval from Vicia villosa cultivar HV-30 ecotype Madison, WI unplaced genomic scaffold, Vvil1.0 scaffold8, whole genome shotgun sequence contains the following:
- the LOC131643256 gene encoding uncharacterized protein LOC131643256, whose product is MSIRLISYNIRGLGGLAKKKEVQNLIGRQRPTFICIQETKLENIDRNLCLFIWGSNDFDFAFKPSNGRSGGILAIWNKNFLSIRITHVLEYALWLEGEWGLEHNAVSLVTVYAPCDRRSKSALWSDLLNRIDRNREVSICILGDFNAIREISERKGGNEAYNMNEIEEFDNFISDAELIDIPILGRSFTWQRPGGSVMSRLDRFLLSEKWNRTWPSCTQWCLDKGLSDHCPIMLCESSLDWGPKPFRMLNCWREMRGYHDFVIKNWRDIKVQGWGMYVLKEKFKKIKDRLKEWHKNHFQNLEGRIKEEKEKLNSLEVLGESTGYSVEELQARSEISSTIHKLSNLICSIQWQKARSKWLKEGDANSKYFHSCINKRRKDNEILCLDVNGRRVTEVKDIKEEIFDHFSRQFASRGTYAISENLISNYIDDIQNEDLVREFSEEEIRRAVWECDSDKSPGPDGVNFGFVKEFGRK